One genomic window of Cellulophaga sp. Hel_I_12 includes the following:
- a CDS encoding COG2426 family protein, whose translation MLWSLSPFGEAKVGIPFGMLKGLNIYLVFLLCFGANVLVFPMMLFFLDKINHYFLRWRFYKKSAIYVARKAKVGSGDKIKKYGFWGLMLFVMVPLPGTGVYAGSIATYLFKIEKKSAFLANVIGIFFSSLIVWVTTYLTMQGIAN comes from the coding sequence ATGTTATGGAGCCTATCTCCTTTTGGTGAGGCTAAAGTGGGCATTCCCTTTGGAATGTTAAAGGGACTCAATATCTATTTGGTTTTTTTACTCTGCTTTGGAGCCAATGTATTGGTTTTTCCGATGATGTTATTTTTTCTAGATAAAATTAACCATTATTTTCTACGCTGGCGCTTCTACAAAAAATCTGCCATCTACGTAGCTCGAAAAGCAAAAGTAGGTTCAGGCGATAAGATTAAAAAATACGGATTTTGGGGACTTATGTTATTTGTGATGGTTCCATTACCGGGAACAGGCGTTTATGCAGGTAGTATTGCTACCTATCTGTTTAAAATAGAGAAAAAAAGTGCCTTTTTAGCCAATGTTATTGGTATTTTCTTTTCATCGCTTATTGTGTGGGTAACCACCTATCTCACCATGCAAGGTATAGCCAATTAA
- a CDS encoding Rrf2 family transcriptional regulator codes for MLSNSSKYALTAVLYLAVNASFENKIQSKDISEPTAIPKAYLSKILQELSKHHIVSSVKGPNGGFYLSEENRNVKLIKIVDLIDGEDRLTSCVLSLKDCNANHPCPLHDMVGTTKTQFFIKMNTTTIGDLVSDIKEGKSFLPL; via the coding sequence ATGCTATCTAATTCTTCAAAATATGCACTTACGGCAGTACTATATTTGGCAGTTAATGCTTCTTTTGAAAATAAAATACAATCGAAAGACATTAGTGAACCCACAGCAATTCCCAAAGCGTATTTATCTAAAATATTACAAGAATTGTCAAAACATCATATTGTATCCTCCGTAAAAGGGCCTAATGGGGGCTTTTATTTAAGTGAAGAAAATAGAAATGTTAAACTGATAAAAATAGTAGACCTAATCGATGGTGAGGATCGATTAACCTCTTGTGTTCTAAGTTTAAAAGACTGCAATGCAAATCATCCATGTCCTTTACATGATATGGTGGGTACCACTAAAACACAATTTTTTATTAAAATGAATACCACGACCATTGGCGATTTAGTGTCCGACATCAAGGAAGGCAAATCGTTTTTGCCCTTGTAG
- a CDS encoding cytochrome c: MKIVFKSLALVFSVVLMSCGGKEEKKEGFTVGRTKAAEKTAEAPAATNDVPASKRITLEEKGVGQIKNITLDAEINMEMAAAGEAIFKSNCTACHKVDKRFIGPSPKGILERRSPEWIMNMILDPKLMTEEDQCAKDLLIEFNGAAMANQNLTVDQTRAILEYYRTL, translated from the coding sequence ATGAAAATAGTTTTTAAAAGTCTAGCATTAGTATTTTCCGTTGTTCTTATGAGTTGTGGCGGAAAAGAAGAAAAAAAAGAAGGTTTTACCGTGGGTAGAACTAAAGCCGCAGAAAAAACAGCAGAAGCTCCAGCCGCTACCAACGACGTACCTGCTTCAAAACGTATTACTTTAGAAGAGAAGGGTGTGGGTCAGATTAAAAACATCACTTTAGATGCCGAAATTAATATGGAGATGGCAGCAGCAGGAGAGGCTATTTTTAAATCGAACTGTACGGCTTGTCACAAAGTAGACAAACGTTTTATTGGTCCTTCACCAAAGGGAATTCTAGAACGTAGAAGTCCAGAATGGATTATGAACATGATTTTAGATCCTAAACTTATGACCGAAGAAGATCAGTGTGCTAAAGATTTGTTGATCGAATTTAACGGTGCAGCGATGGCTAACCAAAATTTAACAGTGGATCAAACACGTGCTATTTTAGAATATTATAGAACGCTTTAG
- a CDS encoding fasciclin domain-containing protein, with amino-acid sequence MKTINLKLLFTVCCTLVLISSCKEGNKSETSTDNTSTEAAPNKDKKGQAFIEDDGSTPNVLQIAIGSPDHTTLVAAVQAASLENALVNAGPLMVFAPTNEAFAALPEGTVENLLKPENKAALANILKHHVTAGNYDKEFLKKFKKLGQANDQNTTVEVKGDDVYVGGAKILASVKAGNGIVHIVDKVILPPSEEE; translated from the coding sequence ATGAAAACAATCAACCTTAAATTATTATTTACCGTATGCTGTACTTTAGTACTGATAAGTTCCTGTAAAGAGGGAAATAAAAGTGAAACGAGTACAGACAATACTTCAACGGAGGCTGCACCGAATAAAGACAAAAAAGGGCAGGCTTTTATTGAAGATGATGGTTCAACACCAAATGTGTTACAAATTGCCATAGGCTCTCCTGATCATACAACTTTGGTCGCTGCTGTACAGGCCGCTAGTTTAGAAAATGCACTAGTGAATGCAGGACCCTTAATGGTTTTTGCGCCTACCAATGAGGCATTTGCAGCGCTACCAGAAGGTACCGTTGAAAACTTGTTAAAACCAGAAAATAAAGCAGCATTAGCCAACATTTTAAAGCACCATGTTACGGCTGGTAATTATGATAAAGAGTTCTTGAAAAAGTTTAAAAAGCTTGGGCAAGCCAACGATCAAAATACCACAGTTGAAGTAAAAGGTGATGATGTTTATGTTGGTGGCGCCAAAATTTTAGCAAGTGTTAAAGCGGGAAATGGAATTGTACATATCGTGGATAAAGTAATCTTACCACCATCAGAAGAAGAATAA
- the nosZ gene encoding Sec-dependent nitrous-oxide reductase has protein sequence MKNYKHYLVALIGSALLFSCGNQNGKSSSNGALNSSNAEKVYVAPGEQDEFYAFMSGGYSGNLTVYGLPSGRMFKEIPVFSQFPTSGYGYSEETKPMLETSFGFVPWDDSHHPDISQTEGVLDGRWIFINGNNTPRIARISLTTFETEEIIEIPNSAGNHSSSFITENTEYVVAGTRFSVPVPQRDMPINEYKSNFKGALSFISVDPEHGHMDIKFQLMMPGFNYDLSHPGRDKSHGWFFFTTYNTEEANSLLEVNASQNDKDFIAAVNWKKIEEYVNNGGGTMMPANYAHNVYDEATHTATSTMKKEVLTVDPLKVPGAVYFLPTPKSPHGCDVDPTGQYIIGNGKLSADLTVHSFDKMIAAIEGKKFDGEAYGIPILKFEDILAGVVKSGGLGPLHTEFDGKGNAYTTFFITSEVVKWKLGTWEVIDRKPTFYSVGHLMIPGGNSRKPFGKYVVAMNKITKDRYLPTGPELEHSAQLYDITGEKMELIYDFPTHGEPHYAAGIPASILAPKSQKIYRLDDNKHPYAAITPDQTRVERKGNEVHIYMSMIRSHFTPDNIEGVKVGDKVYFHITNHEQDFDVPHGFAMIGQNTSELLIMPGQTKTSVWEPKKVGVWPFYCTDFCSALHQEMQGYVRVSPADANIELTWTLGE, from the coding sequence ATGAAAAATTATAAACATTATTTAGTAGCACTAATAGGCTCAGCATTGCTGTTTAGCTGCGGTAATCAGAATGGAAAGAGCTCTTCAAATGGTGCTCTTAATTCTAGTAATGCCGAAAAGGTGTATGTAGCACCAGGCGAGCAAGATGAATTTTACGCCTTTATGTCGGGGGGTTATAGTGGTAACCTTACGGTCTACGGTTTACCATCAGGTCGTATGTTTAAAGAGATTCCTGTTTTTTCTCAATTTCCAACCTCTGGGTATGGTTATTCTGAAGAAACTAAGCCTATGTTAGAAACCTCTTTTGGTTTTGTGCCATGGGATGATTCGCACCACCCTGATATTTCTCAGACAGAAGGTGTATTGGATGGTCGTTGGATTTTTATCAATGGAAATAATACACCACGAATCGCGAGAATTAGCTTAACTACCTTTGAAACGGAAGAAATTATTGAAATACCTAATAGTGCCGGAAATCATAGTTCTTCTTTTATCACCGAAAATACGGAGTATGTAGTAGCAGGAACTCGTTTTTCAGTGCCCGTTCCTCAGCGTGATATGCCGATTAATGAATACAAAAGTAACTTTAAAGGAGCACTATCCTTTATTAGTGTAGATCCAGAACATGGCCATATGGATATCAAATTCCAGTTAATGATGCCAGGTTTTAACTATGATTTATCGCACCCTGGTCGTGATAAGTCTCATGGATGGTTCTTCTTTACCACTTATAATACCGAAGAAGCAAATTCTTTACTAGAGGTGAATGCGTCTCAAAACGATAAAGATTTTATTGCAGCGGTAAACTGGAAAAAAATTGAAGAATATGTGAATAATGGCGGAGGTACTATGATGCCTGCTAATTATGCGCATAACGTATATGATGAGGCTACACATACCGCTACTTCTACTATGAAAAAAGAAGTATTAACAGTAGATCCTTTAAAAGTTCCGGGTGCAGTTTACTTTTTACCAACACCAAAATCGCCTCACGGTTGTGATGTGGATCCTACAGGTCAATATATTATTGGGAATGGAAAACTTTCTGCTGATTTAACAGTACACTCTTTTGATAAGATGATTGCGGCTATTGAAGGTAAAAAGTTCGATGGTGAAGCTTATGGCATTCCAATTTTGAAGTTCGAAGATATCTTAGCTGGTGTTGTCAAAAGTGGTGGTTTAGGCCCCTTACATACCGAGTTTGATGGTAAAGGAAATGCGTATACTACTTTCTTTATTACTTCAGAAGTAGTAAAATGGAAATTAGGTACTTGGGAAGTTATCGATAGAAAGCCTACATTTTATTCTGTAGGTCACCTCATGATTCCTGGAGGAAACTCTAGAAAACCATTTGGTAAATATGTCGTAGCCATGAATAAAATTACAAAAGACAGGTATTTACCAACAGGTCCAGAATTAGAACACTCTGCCCAATTATATGATATTACGGGAGAGAAAATGGAACTTATTTACGATTTCCCAACGCATGGAGAACCACATTATGCCGCCGGAATACCAGCGTCAATTTTAGCACCTAAATCTCAAAAAATATATCGATTAGATGATAACAAACACCCTTATGCAGCGATAACTCCTGATCAAACAAGAGTGGAGCGTAAAGGTAATGAAGTCCACATCTATATGTCTATGATTCGTAGTCACTTTACACCAGATAATATTGAAGGAGTAAAAGTAGGGGATAAGGTATATTTCCATATTACCAACCACGAACAAGATTTTGATGTACCACACGGTTTTGCCATGATAGGTCAAAATACTTCAGAGCTTTTAATTATGCCAGGACAAACAAAAACATCGGTTTGGGAGCCTAAAAAAGTAGGGGTTTGGCCATTTTATTGTACCGATTTCTGTTCTGCCTTACACCAAGAAATGCAGGGGTATGTTCGCGTATCTCCAGCAGACGCTAATATAGAACTCACTTGGACATTAGGAGAATAA